The Triticum aestivum cultivar Chinese Spring chromosome 7B, IWGSC CS RefSeq v2.1, whole genome shotgun sequence genome window below encodes:
- the LOC123156428 gene encoding uncharacterized protein, producing MISMRCTGEATEVLVVDASAVFHRHAAAPSNAALPHDDRPVCRSAGTEPRARRCHGHGGLQGEADTHTASSCSLCLTASLCSTATSTDAHTGLYEALELRDGGSNYLGKGVSKVWQHRRVDNEGGDRSGERRELVAAGLDNTSHICAFD from the exons ATGATCTCCATGCGATGCACCGGCGAGGCGACAGAGGTGCTCGTGGTGGACGCCTCCGCCGTCTTCCACCGACACGCAGCCGCGCCCTCCAACGCCGCTCTTCCACACGACGACAGACCTGTGTGCCGCTCGGCTGGGACAGAACCCCGCGCTCGACGATGCCATGGACATGGAGGTCTTCAAG GGGAAGCTGATACCCACACGGCCAGCTCGTGCTCACTGTGTTTGACCGCCAGCTTGTGCTCTACCGCGACGAGTACCGATGCCCACACAG GTCTTTATGAAGCTTTGGAACTGAGGGACGGTGGATCTAACTACTTGGGAAAGGGTGTTTCCAAG GTCTGGCAGCACCGCCGCGTCGACAACGAAGGTGGTGATCGCAGCGGCGAGCGGCGCGAGTTGGTGGCTGCGGGACTCGACAACACGTCTCATATATGTGCTTTCGACTAA